In uncultured Methanobacterium sp., a genomic segment contains:
- a CDS encoding class III extradiol ring-cleavage dioxygenase: MDGKKQALSPIFVSHGAPTLPLEDIPARKFLKELGPHYGNIKAVLCISAHWATSIPTVSAVEKPETIHDFYGFPEELYQIKYPARGDPKLAEHVAKLIQAANIPCNIDDNRGLDHGTWVPLMLMFPNADIPVVQLSIQNHLNPSRHLEMGRAIKDLRNEGVLVMGSGGAVHPLGYAGFRFGGPTDDWATDFDSWLTDAVLAGDEKLLINYRDLAPYPERAHPYPDHYMPLLVAFGAAGEGAEGKVIHHSWYAGDLGMAAYKFTE; this comes from the coding sequence TTTTTGTTTCACACGGGGCACCCACTCTTCCTTTAGAAGATATACCTGCCAGGAAGTTCCTGAAAGAGTTGGGCCCGCATTATGGTAATATTAAAGCAGTTCTTTGCATATCAGCCCACTGGGCAACATCCATCCCTACAGTTAGTGCTGTGGAAAAGCCAGAGACCATCCATGATTTTTATGGATTCCCTGAAGAACTTTACCAGATAAAGTATCCTGCTCGTGGTGATCCAAAACTAGCAGAGCATGTGGCAAAGCTCATCCAAGCTGCAAATATTCCCTGTAATATTGATGATAACCGTGGCCTGGATCACGGAACATGGGTACCTTTGATGTTAATGTTTCCCAATGCAGACATTCCTGTTGTACAGCTCTCTATCCAGAACCATCTTAACCCTTCTCGTCACCTGGAGATGGGTCGTGCTATAAAAGATCTAAGAAATGAAGGTGTTCTTGTAATGGGAAGTGGAGGAGCAGTTCATCCCCTAGGATATGCAGGCTTCCGTTTTGGGGGGCCGACAGATGATTGGGCTACTGATTTTGATAGTTGGTTAACTGATGCAGTCCTAGCTGGTGATGAAAAGCTTCTAATTAACTACCGTGATCTAGCACCTTATCCTGAAAGGGCTCATCCTTACCCGGATCATTACATGCCGCTACTTGTGGCATTTGGAGCTGCTGGAGAAGGAGCTGAAGGGAAAGTAATACATCATAGTTGGTATGCTGGTGATCTGGGAATGGCTGCCTATAAATTCACTGAGTAA